The genomic interval GAGCCGGCCGGGGCGGCGGCGAGCAGCCGGAGGAGTACGGACCGGAGCAGCCCGGCCACCCGGGGATCGCGGCTGTCCGCGTCGACGGTGAGGTGGCCGGTGCCGAGCAGCGGCACCAGCACCGGAAAGCGGGCGTCGTCCAGCGGCTGGGCGGTGCCGATCCGCACGAAGGTCGGCTGGGCGGGGCCGCCGAGCGGGGCGTCCTCGGACTGGGCGTCCAGCGGCGCGCCGAGCCAGCCCGGGGCGAGTTCGCTCGCGGCGGCGCGCAGCCGTTCGGCGAGTTCGTGCTGCTCCCGCTGGTCGGCGGGGATCGGGCGGATCGCCTCCAGGGCGGTGGCCGCGGCGGCGGTGGTGGCGGCGGCCCGGCGGTGCAGTACGGCGGCGGTGCCGGCGGCGGCCCGCCAGCGCAGCGTGGCGGCGTGCCCGGTCGGTCCCCTCCAGGTGTCCACCGCACCAACTCCCTCGTCCTGGTCTGAGACGGTATCCCAGCGCGGCGGCATCTTCGCGGACCTGCGGGGATGGTCGTGGCACAGATAGCCGGAGCTGGCGGAGGGTCACCGATTGATCCCTTTTGGTTACCAAGCTGGAATTCGCGCCCATTGGGTACGGAGGGGGCAGCGGCTAGCCTCAGGGGGTGGAGTCAGTGCACCCCCCGGCCGATTCCCAGGTGTCCCGGGTACCCACCCAGCGGACCCCGCCCGGACAGGCCGCTCCCGAGCCGGTCGCACCGCCACCGGCGCCACCTCGTCGGCGCCTGGGCCTGGTGCTGGCGGTGGTCGGCGGCGCACTGGCGCTGTTCTGCCTGGCCGGCGCCGCCGTCGCGTACGTCGCCTACGACCGGTTCACCGCCCCCGACCGGAGCGCCCCCGACGTCGTGGTGGACAACTACCTGCGGGCCTACCTGGTCGACGAGAACGACGTACTCGCCGGTGAGTTCGAGTGCGCCGACCCGGCCGGGCTCGCCCCGCTGCGGCAACTGCGCGCCGACCTGACGGCCCGGGAGAAGCAGTTCCAGATCACCTTCGTGGTCAAGTGGGGGCCGCTGGACGTACGCCCACAGGGGGAGCGGGCCGAGGTCGGCGTCGAGCTGGTGATCTCGTACCTGGTGGAGAACCTCTCGCAGACCGAGCACCAGCGGTGGCGCTTCGGCACCGAACAGGACGACGGCTGGCGGGTCTGCACGGCCGACCCGGCGACCTGACGGGCCCGCCGGGTCACTCGATCCAGAGCAGGTGCACCGGAACCTCCAGCGTGGTCGGTGGCCGGCCGCTCCACGCCCAGCGGTACCAGTCGAGTTCGGCGGTGACGCGGACGCAGATGTCCCCGTCGCCGCTGGTGTAGACCTCGGTGACCGCGCGCAGGTCGCGCCGCTCGACCGCGTCGGCGATCTGCACCACCCGGCGGCCGGCGACCGCGTCCGCCTCGACCACCGGCACCGGGGCCCGGTGCGTCGGCGCGTCCAGCGACACCAGCCGGGAGATGACGTCCGGCCGGGCCGGCCGGGGGATCGGCGGGGTGCTGGCGTCCCACGGGGAGACCTCGCCGAGGGTCTCCACCCAGACCCGTTCCGCCGGCACCAGCGGGGCGAAGACCTCGATCTGCTCCGCCTCGGCCCGATACCACTCGTGCTCGGCCAGCACCGGCACGTAGGTGCGGCTGCCCTGCACCACCCGCTCGTCCGCCCGCAGGTCGGCGCGCCAGCCGAGCCCGGGGAGCCCGACCAGCACCCGGCGGCCGCGCAGGTCCACCCGGTTGGCGGCGGCGGCGATCACGATCGGTCGGGGCGGCCCCGGCGCCCAGTCGGGCTGGCCGGCGAAGGGATCGGGAAGGGGATCGTGACTCACGGATCGCTCGACCTACCTGTGGCTCCTGGACGGAACGCGCTCGGCGCCTGACACCGCTATTCTCCAGGCTCCCACTTCGACGGCAACACAGTGCGTGACGGTCAGCCGACCAGATCTTGCGGACAGGTCGCCGCCGTCATCGTCCTGGCTTCTCGGCGACGAAGACGCCGCGACCTGGGCGGCCGACCAGGATTCCGCGCTGGCGGAGCCGGGCCACTGCTCGCGAGATGGTCGATGGCGATACGTCGTAGTGGTCGGCCAGATCGCTGGTCGAGGGAATCTGGGTGCCGGGTGGGAAGTCGCCCTTCTTGATGCGCTTTACAAGATCGTCGATTAGCTCGTTCATGGTCGGCGGGATAGGCACAGTTCGTCCCTTGCGGTCGGTTGGCCCATCCAGTATTGATCGTGGTTCTCGACATAGGCAATGCAGGTACGTGAAATGACACTGCATCCTTAGATGACATGCTTGACGTAGGTGACGCTGGCCGAGTAACTTCGCAGACGGCGGTTGCAGGGCCTTTGTGGTCGGTTGGCACCTCTGCACGGCATTGCGAGCGCCGCAACACCACTCCGGTACCAGCTAGCAGTAAGTGATCTTCACAACCGATCGAGTGGACAGAGAAACATTCCTGCCGCAGCACGGCTGCCCCTGTTGCCGTACCGCCGCTCTGGGCTGCGGTGGCCGGGGCGGGGTGGTCCGGGCGGACCCGAAACGGCCGGACCACCCCCACCACCAGCGCAGGCACGAGGACGGGAACAGGACCGAACACCAGGCGAAAGGATGGACGGACGTGCGACAACTCCTTCGGCGCATCCTGACGAGATCGACGGGAGCGGACCGGTTGTCTTCGGTGCTCGGCGAGCGCCGCTCTCGGCCGTACCAGCCGATGCGGCCCTGGCAGGTGCGGGACCGGCGGTTCCGGACGACCTGGCGTGGCCTGGACCCGGACGAGGTCTCGGCCTTTCTCGACCAGGTTGCCGATGACCTCGGCCGCGTCTATGCCCAACTCTCCAACAGTCAGGAGGAGGCGGCCCGGATCAAGGACGCGCTGCGGCGCTGGCAGGCCGCCCAGGCGCCGACCATGCGCGCGATGGCGCGACGGTGAGTATCGAACTGCATCGGTACGTCATCCACCTGACGATCGTCACGACCGACCTGCCCCGGGCACGTGTCCTGGCCCGGACCGTCGCTCGGGCGCTGACCTTCCTCTGCGTGGACGTGCCGGAGACCACCGTCTCGGAAGAACGGAACCCGGACGTACGCCATCGGGTCTTCTGCACCCGGCGGCTGCCCAACGGCCGCCGCTGCGGACTGCGGATCGACCACGAAATTCCGTGCACCCCACGAGCACGGCGGCGGTCGATATGACGATGTGGTGCTCGGCGCCGACTGTGCCGGGCGGCTTCGTCTGGACGGCTGTTGTCGGCGTACAGGCCCGAGTGCACAGGTAGGTACGCCGGGGAGCGTACAGAGATCGAGTATCAGAAGGGTCAACGGCGTCTGTCGATCAAGCCTCTATGTCGTACGGCAGATCGTCTCGCCGACTGCGATCCGTTGTCGCCACTCTCAGTCGCGCTCGCACCGGATCGCAGCAGATGTGCGCACCTGACCTTGTTCGAGCGGCCAGCCGCAGCCGGTGTGGGCACGGGCTGGCGGTCGCGGGTGTGCGAGGTCATGTCGCTGGGCGGCGGTTTGACCCTGACGCAGGGGCAACCTTTCAGCATGGTGGCATGACCAAGAGAACCACTGCTGTGGAGGTAGCCGGACCGCACGAGTCGCGCGGCGATCACGGCGACGATCGGGAGCGGACCGAGAGAGGCGACAGGACGATGCGGCACTTCACGATCCACCACGACGGTGTCACGATCCCGGTGTCTCGCGGCGGCCGGGGACGACCGCTGGTCCTGTGCCCCGGGCTGAACTCGACACAGGCAGACCTGCACGAGCTGACTGAGCTGCTGCGGCATGACCACGATGTAGTGACCTTCGACCTGCGGGGCCATGGCCTCGCCTCGGCCGCCGACCGGTATTCCTTCGAGGCTTTCCTCAGCGATCTCGTCGCCGTGATGGCGGAGCTGGAACGCCTTGACCTGCCCTCGGCGCCCCTGCTTGTGGGCTATTCACTGGGTGCGGACCTGGCGGTGCGCTATGCCTCCGAGCATCCTGACACCGTCGCCGGGCTTGTTCTCATCGACGGGGCGAACCCGGTGCCCGAACCGTTCATCACCGAGGCTGACGCGGCGGCGTTTCTCACGCTATGGGAGAAGCTGGCAACGCAGCAGGAATCCTTGCGGGGCACCGCCCGCCAGGTGTTGCTCACCGCCCAGGAGATTCTTGACCTGAATGTCGAGATCGATGTGGTTCGGTCCGGGATCCTTCATCGATATAGGAAGATCGACCGACCCATCAGCATGATCATGTCGACCTCGATGGCCGGCGACAGCGGTGAAGAACCGGCGCCGCGCCTGAATCAGAACTGGCGTGCCGGCGTCGAGCGGCTCGTCCGCGAGCAGCCGCACATCGCCGCGTTCTGGCTCGACGCCGACCACCAGCTGGCCTTCACCCACGCCCCGGAGATCGCCGAGATCATCCGGAGTAACAAGGCGCAGTCGGCCAAGCCGACCCCTTGAACGCGCTGTAGGAGACTGATGCGATGCTGACCATCGGTGAGCTGGCGTCGTATGCCGGAGTGACGGTGCGTGCGGTGAGGCACTATCACGCCAAGGGGTTGCTGCCGGAGCCGGAGCGGGATCGCTCCGGCTATCGGAGGTACGACGCCGGCGCCGTGGTCGAGCTGATCAAGATCCGGACCCTCGCCGAGGCCGGGGTCCCGCTGGCG from Plantactinospora sp. BC1 carries:
- a CDS encoding winged helix-turn-helix domain-containing protein yields the protein MPIPPTMNELIDDLVKRIKKGDFPPGTQIPSTSDLADHYDVSPSTISRAVARLRQRGILVGRPGRGVFVAEKPGR
- a CDS encoding DivIVA domain-containing protein, whose translation is MRQLLRRILTRSTGADRLSSVLGERRSRPYQPMRPWQVRDRRFRTTWRGLDPDEVSAFLDQVADDLGRVYAQLSNSQEEAARIKDALRRWQAAQAPTMRAMARR
- a CDS encoding alpha/beta hydrolase, with protein sequence MTKRTTAVEVAGPHESRGDHGDDRERTERGDRTMRHFTIHHDGVTIPVSRGGRGRPLVLCPGLNSTQADLHELTELLRHDHDVVTFDLRGHGLASAADRYSFEAFLSDLVAVMAELERLDLPSAPLLVGYSLGADLAVRYASEHPDTVAGLVLIDGANPVPEPFITEADAAAFLTLWEKLATQQESLRGTARQVLLTAQEILDLNVEIDVVRSGILHRYRKIDRPISMIMSTSMAGDSGEEPAPRLNQNWRAGVERLVREQPHIAAFWLDADHQLAFTHAPEIAEIIRSNKAQSAKPTP